The following coding sequences lie in one Streptomyces venezuelae genomic window:
- a CDS encoding FUSC family protein, with protein MPRESRPARPVSLSPLTPPDWLVRSLKPQSAPIPWAAVARASVAMALPLALGILAGQPAYGALASMGALSGVIGDTADAYRMRIFNIAVPQLFGALGVTLGSLVFGHGWVAVGAVTLIALVSGMMSTIGAVASVSGLLLLLNCVVGAGLPMPGQWWLAPLLMTGGGLLVLTLALLAWPLRSGVPERAAVAASYRSVAALLDAAGTDTYDEARTAVTASLNQSYDLVLARRTRDHGRNPELVRLVAQLNALTPVIEAAPAADQAARHACVRLPPEVPAAVRALADAVERGEAPRTDPAEAPARAAARIPEPQDHAARALDHAVLHAAETLADPDPLGVIEADDRLGRPADLRVRARRAARNVVLSGASWRYGLRLALCIGLAQSLVSIIEVPRSYWVALTVTFVLKPDFGSVFSRAVLRALGTAAGLVVAAAVLAEVPHGWWDVPVMMLLAPLIPALTTRGYGYQTAAITPVILLLSDILNHQGLGLVVPRLVDSLIGCGITLVAGYLLWPESWGTRIGDRLADAVADTARYVECAFGDGDAAARARMRRGLYRDLSVIRSEFQRALTEPPPTGTRAAAWWPLVVAVERILDATTAARVRIRHGAAAPKPDEVAEVAHELRSLADRLRTSVTLEKGNVNFTDDTQDSVLEPLRQEVSAARAVASPQGD; from the coding sequence ATGCCCCGAGAGTCCCGCCCCGCCCGTCCGGTCTCACTGAGCCCGCTCACCCCACCCGACTGGCTGGTCAGGTCCCTCAAACCGCAGTCCGCGCCCATCCCCTGGGCGGCCGTGGCCCGCGCCTCCGTCGCGATGGCGCTCCCCCTCGCCCTCGGCATCCTCGCCGGACAGCCCGCGTACGGCGCGCTCGCCTCCATGGGCGCCCTCTCCGGCGTCATCGGCGACACCGCCGACGCCTACCGCATGCGGATCTTCAACATCGCCGTCCCGCAGCTCTTCGGCGCCCTCGGCGTCACCCTCGGCTCGCTCGTCTTCGGGCACGGGTGGGTCGCCGTCGGGGCCGTCACCCTCATCGCGCTCGTCTCCGGGATGATGTCGACGATCGGCGCGGTCGCCTCCGTGTCGGGGCTGCTCCTGCTGCTCAACTGCGTGGTCGGCGCCGGGCTGCCCATGCCGGGACAGTGGTGGCTGGCGCCGCTCCTGATGACCGGCGGCGGCCTCCTCGTCCTCACCCTCGCCCTGCTCGCCTGGCCGCTCCGCTCCGGCGTCCCCGAACGCGCCGCCGTCGCCGCGTCCTACCGCTCGGTGGCCGCGCTCCTCGACGCGGCGGGCACGGACACGTACGACGAAGCGCGCACCGCGGTCACCGCCTCCCTGAACCAGAGCTACGACCTCGTCCTCGCCCGACGCACCCGCGACCACGGCCGCAACCCCGAACTGGTGCGCCTGGTGGCCCAGCTGAACGCCCTGACCCCCGTCATCGAGGCGGCCCCCGCCGCCGACCAGGCCGCCCGCCACGCCTGCGTACGCCTGCCGCCCGAAGTGCCCGCCGCGGTCCGCGCGCTGGCCGACGCGGTGGAGCGGGGCGAGGCCCCCCGCACCGACCCCGCCGAGGCGCCCGCCCGCGCCGCCGCGCGCATCCCCGAACCCCAGGACCACGCGGCCCGCGCCCTCGACCACGCCGTACTGCACGCCGCGGAGACCCTCGCCGACCCCGACCCGCTCGGCGTCATCGAGGCAGACGACCGCCTCGGCCGCCCCGCCGACCTGCGCGTCCGTGCCCGCCGCGCGGCCCGCAACGTCGTCCTGTCCGGCGCCTCCTGGCGCTACGGCCTGCGCCTCGCCCTGTGCATCGGCCTCGCCCAGTCCCTGGTCTCGATCATCGAGGTGCCCAGGTCGTACTGGGTCGCGCTCACCGTCACGTTCGTCCTCAAGCCCGACTTCGGCTCGGTCTTCTCCCGCGCGGTCCTGCGCGCGCTGGGCACGGCGGCGGGCCTCGTGGTGGCGGCGGCGGTCCTCGCCGAGGTCCCCCACGGCTGGTGGGACGTCCCGGTGATGATGCTCCTGGCCCCGCTGATCCCGGCCCTGACCACCCGAGGCTACGGCTACCAGACGGCCGCGATCACGCCCGTCATCCTGCTCCTCTCCGACATCCTCAACCACCAGGGCCTCGGCCTCGTCGTCCCGCGCCTCGTCGACAGCCTGATCGGCTGCGGGATCACGCTCGTCGCCGGGTATCTGCTCTGGCCGGAGAGCTGGGGCACACGGATCGGCGACCGGCTCGCCGACGCGGTCGCGGACACGGCGCGGTACGTGGAGTGCGCGTTCGGCGACGGCGACGCGGCGGCCCGCGCCCGCATGCGCCGCGGCCTCTACCGCGACCTGTCCGTCATCCGCTCCGAGTTCCAACGCGCCCTGACCGAGCCCCCGCCCACGGGCACGCGGGCGGCCGCGTGGTGGCCCCTGGTGGTCGCCGTCGAACGCATCCTGGACGCGACAACAGCGGCAAGGGTCCGCATCCGCCACGGAGCGGCTGCGCCGAAGCCCGACGAGGTGGCCGAAGTCGCCCACGAACTACGGTCCCTGGCGGACCGCCTGCGCACATCGGTGACCCTGGAGAAGGGCAACGTGAACTTCACCGACGACACCCAGGACAGCGTCCTGGAACCCCTACGCCAGGAGGTATCGGCAGCACGAGCGGTGGCGTCCCCGCAGGGTGACTAA
- a CDS encoding endonuclease/exonuclease/phosphatase family protein produces the protein MDSAESVAVGADVEEETDPPEARRRVGRVAAWAAGLLLAGVSVVAGFRVADSDGVTPVPQILAFLPWLLVPAGAGLLMAVLARWRVGMLWGVLVLGVLAWYVQPYGNTDAPSGPAVAEVRVLTSNVEFGGGTEGLIKAVREERPDLLFVEECDFACSALLRKELPRADYPHRASVEASGAEGSVILAKMPLKSAAGVEGTLGMPGAVADIDGHDVRVQLAHPMPPLPRGVDLWRSELGRIQRYAAAGDGAPTIIAGDFNATQDHAAFRKVLDAGLRDAARIAGPSRTPSWPATAPAPLGAQIDHVLATPDFSARDARFLDIGNTDHRALAVTLTLHKPATER, from the coding sequence TTGGACAGCGCGGAGAGTGTGGCCGTCGGGGCCGACGTCGAGGAGGAGACCGACCCGCCGGAAGCCCGGCGGCGGGTGGGGCGCGTCGCGGCCTGGGCGGCCGGGCTGCTCCTCGCGGGGGTCAGCGTCGTCGCCGGGTTCCGTGTGGCCGACTCCGACGGAGTCACCCCCGTGCCGCAGATCCTCGCGTTCCTGCCGTGGCTGCTCGTGCCCGCCGGTGCCGGGCTGCTGATGGCCGTGCTCGCGCGGTGGCGGGTCGGGATGCTGTGGGGAGTCCTCGTGCTGGGGGTGCTCGCCTGGTACGTGCAGCCGTACGGGAACACCGACGCGCCGAGCGGGCCCGCCGTCGCCGAAGTGCGGGTGCTGACGTCCAACGTCGAGTTCGGCGGCGGCACCGAAGGGCTCATCAAGGCCGTGCGCGAGGAGCGGCCCGACCTGCTCTTCGTCGAGGAGTGCGACTTCGCGTGCTCCGCGCTGCTCCGCAAGGAGCTGCCCCGCGCCGACTACCCCCACCGCGCGTCCGTCGAGGCGTCCGGCGCCGAGGGCTCCGTCATCCTCGCCAAGATGCCGCTGAAGAGCGCGGCCGGCGTCGAGGGCACGCTCGGCATGCCCGGCGCCGTCGCCGACATCGACGGGCACGACGTGCGCGTACAGCTCGCGCATCCCATGCCGCCCCTGCCCCGCGGGGTCGACCTGTGGCGGTCCGAGCTGGGCAGGATCCAGAGGTACGCCGCAGCGGGGGACGGCGCGCCCACCATCATCGCCGGGGACTTCAACGCCACGCAGGACCACGCGGCGTTCCGGAAGGTCCTCGACGCAGGGCTCCGCGACGCCGCCCGGATCGCCGGCCCGTCCCGCACCCCCAGCTGGCCCGCCACCGCGCCCGCCCCGCTCGGCGCGCAGATCGACCACGTCCTCGCCACGCCCGACTTCTCCGCCCGCGACGCCCGCTTCCTGGACATCGGCAACACCGACCACCGAGCCCTCGCCGTCACACTGACCCTGCACAAACCCGCAACAGAGCGTTGA
- a CDS encoding ABC transporter permease has protein sequence MSTAATTSESQDLAPVRTESLAELLIATERPPRPSALSACLTFGWRAILKIKHVPEQLFDVTAFPIMMVLMYTYLFGGALAGSPSEYIQYLLPGILVMSVVMITMYTGVSVNTDIAKGVFDRFRTLPIWRPSTMVGYLLGDALRYAIASVVILTVGLIMGFRPDGGFVGVVAGIAVLLVFSFAFSWIWTMFGLLLRTEKSVMGVSMMVIFPLTFLSDIFVKPETMPGWLQAFVNNNPITHCSSAVRALMDGTSPTTELAWTLGWALLLVAVFGPVTMRLYNRK, from the coding sequence ATGAGCACCGCAGCCACCACCAGCGAGTCGCAGGACCTCGCGCCGGTCAGGACCGAGTCCCTCGCCGAGCTCCTCATCGCCACCGAGCGGCCGCCCCGGCCCTCCGCGCTGTCCGCCTGCCTCACGTTCGGCTGGCGCGCCATCCTCAAGATCAAGCACGTGCCGGAGCAGCTCTTCGACGTCACGGCGTTCCCGATCATGATGGTGCTGATGTACACGTACCTGTTCGGGGGCGCGCTCGCCGGCTCCCCGTCCGAGTACATCCAGTACCTGCTGCCCGGCATCCTCGTGATGTCCGTCGTCATGATCACGATGTACACGGGCGTGTCGGTCAACACCGACATCGCGAAGGGCGTCTTCGACCGCTTCCGTACGCTACCGATCTGGCGCCCGTCGACGATGGTCGGCTATCTCCTCGGCGACGCCCTGCGCTACGCCATCGCGTCGGTCGTCATCCTGACCGTCGGCCTCATCATGGGCTTCCGGCCGGACGGCGGCTTCGTCGGCGTCGTGGCGGGAATCGCGGTCCTGCTCGTCTTCTCCTTCGCGTTCTCGTGGATCTGGACGATGTTCGGGCTGCTGCTGCGCACGGAGAAGTCGGTGATGGGCGTCAGCATGATGGTGATCTTCCCGCTGACGTTCCTCAGCGACATCTTCGTGAAGCCGGAGACGATGCCGGGCTGGCTGCAGGCGTTCGTCAACAACAACCCGATCACCCACTGCTCGTCCGCGGTCCGCGCCCTCATGGACGGCACGTCGCCCACGACGGAGCTGGCGTGGACGCTCGGCTGGGCGCTGCTCCTGGTGGCGGTGTTCGGGCCGGTGACGATGCGTCTGTACAACCGTAAGTAG
- a CDS encoding ATP-binding cassette domain-containing protein produces MSSMAIETAGLVKTFGDNRAVDGIDLSVPAGTVYGVLGPNGAGKTTAVKMLATLLRPDGGEAHVFGHDVVREADAVRGRVSLTGQYASVDEDLTGLENLILLGRLTGHSKQRARGRAGQLLEAFGLTEAAARQVKNYSGGMRRRIDIAASILNTPDLLFLDEPTTGLDPRSRNQVWDIVRAVVRHGTTVLLTTQYLDEADQLAARIAVIDRGKVIAEGTKGELKASVGAGSVHVRLREAAQREEAARLLGAVLGEQVQLEPDPVALTARVGADGTSTGSSGGGAAEQASRALAELARAGITVDDFSLGQPSLDEVFLALTGTDASHQTPTTDLKEEATA; encoded by the coding sequence ATGAGCAGCATGGCCATCGAGACCGCGGGTCTGGTGAAGACCTTCGGCGACAACCGCGCGGTCGACGGCATCGACCTCTCCGTCCCGGCCGGCACGGTCTACGGCGTACTGGGACCGAACGGGGCGGGCAAGACCACGGCGGTCAAGATGCTCGCCACGCTGCTGCGGCCCGACGGGGGCGAGGCGCACGTGTTCGGGCACGACGTCGTCCGGGAGGCGGACGCCGTACGCGGCCGGGTGAGCCTGACCGGGCAGTACGCGTCGGTCGACGAGGATCTGACCGGCCTGGAGAACCTGATCCTGCTCGGTCGGCTCACCGGGCACTCCAAGCAGCGGGCGCGCGGGCGTGCCGGGCAGCTGCTCGAAGCGTTCGGGCTCACGGAGGCCGCGGCGCGGCAGGTGAAGAACTACTCGGGCGGCATGCGGCGCCGCATCGACATCGCCGCGTCCATCCTGAACACCCCCGACCTGCTGTTCCTCGACGAGCCGACGACGGGCCTCGACCCGCGCAGCCGCAACCAGGTCTGGGACATCGTGCGTGCGGTCGTCAGGCACGGCACGACGGTCCTCCTCACCACGCAGTACCTCGACGAGGCCGACCAGTTGGCGGCGCGGATCGCCGTCATCGACCGGGGCAAGGTCATCGCGGAGGGCACCAAGGGCGAGCTCAAGGCGTCGGTCGGCGCGGGCTCGGTGCATGTGCGGCTGCGGGAGGCCGCACAGCGCGAGGAGGCGGCGCGGCTCCTCGGCGCGGTGCTCGGTGAGCAGGTGCAGCTGGAGCCGGATCCGGTCGCGCTGACGGCGCGGGTGGGGGCGGACGGGACGAGTACCGGATCGAGTGGGGGTGGTGCCGCCGAGCAGGCCTCCCGGGCGCTCGCCGAGCTCGCCCGCGCCGGGATCACCGTCGACGACTTCTCCCTCGGCCAGCCCAGCCTCGACGAGGTGTTCCTCGCCCTGACCGGCACGGACGCCTCGCACCAGACCCCCACGACGGACCTGAAGGAAGAGGCCACGGCATGA
- a CDS encoding MFS transporter, whose amino-acid sequence MTARQKLVLTLLLGSQFMIAVDFSILNVALPVVGEGLGFALADLQWIATSFALAAAGFTLLFGRVADLFGRKRLFIGGMALLGLSSALGGLATSPEVLLAARVLQGLSTAAVTPAGLALLTTAFREGPLRDRALGLNGALMSAGFTTGAILGGLLTELLSWRWAFFINVPVAAAVVALAPSLLTDSRIVCRHRLDLPGAVTVTGGLLALVHGLTRAGENGWTEPLALGSLLAGAALLVAFWFVEQRSPAPLVPVRIMRRRSVVWGNAAGLIAFATETSLVFLMTLYLQEVLGYSALATGLAFGVLGVGTVVGGLLGGRAVSRFGGRAAILGGGVVQAAATVSLVALGTSGGWLYLLLAATFVGGVGNMLLIVGFMVTATSGVADSEQGLATGLATMTQQVGITLGIPVMSAIVAARTGGHADPRGVLSGVGVAVAVNAGLVLAASLLVARRLGGGRERRTGKSTAHSVV is encoded by the coding sequence ATGACGGCGCGGCAGAAGCTCGTCCTGACCCTTCTCCTCGGCTCCCAGTTCATGATCGCCGTGGACTTCTCCATCCTGAACGTCGCCCTGCCCGTCGTCGGCGAAGGCCTCGGCTTCGCCCTCGCCGACCTCCAGTGGATCGCCACCTCCTTCGCGCTCGCCGCCGCCGGATTCACGCTCCTCTTCGGCCGCGTCGCCGACCTCTTCGGGCGCAAAAGGCTCTTCATCGGCGGCATGGCGCTGCTCGGCCTCTCCTCCGCCCTGGGCGGCCTCGCCACCTCCCCGGAGGTCCTGCTCGCGGCGCGCGTGCTGCAGGGTCTTTCCACGGCGGCCGTCACCCCCGCCGGGCTCGCCCTGCTCACCACCGCGTTCCGCGAGGGGCCGCTGCGCGACCGGGCCCTCGGCCTCAACGGCGCGCTGATGTCCGCCGGCTTCACCACCGGCGCCATCCTCGGCGGACTCCTCACCGAACTGCTCTCCTGGCGCTGGGCGTTCTTCATCAACGTGCCCGTCGCGGCCGCCGTCGTCGCCCTCGCGCCCTCCCTCCTCACCGACTCGCGGATCGTGTGCAGGCACCGGCTCGACCTGCCGGGCGCGGTCACCGTCACGGGTGGGCTGCTGGCCCTCGTCCACGGGCTCACGCGGGCCGGTGAGAACGGCTGGACCGAGCCTCTCGCCCTCGGCTCGCTCCTCGCGGGGGCCGCGCTGCTCGTCGCCTTCTGGTTCGTGGAGCAGCGCTCGCCCGCGCCCCTCGTGCCCGTCCGCATCATGCGGCGCCGCTCGGTCGTCTGGGGCAACGCGGCGGGCCTGATCGCCTTCGCCACGGAGACCTCGCTGGTCTTCCTCATGACGCTCTACCTGCAGGAAGTACTCGGATACTCCGCTCTCGCCACGGGCCTCGCCTTCGGTGTCCTCGGCGTCGGCACGGTGGTCGGCGGGCTGCTCGGCGGGCGGGCGGTGAGCCGGTTCGGCGGGCGGGCGGCGATCCTCGGCGGGGGTGTGGTGCAGGCCGCCGCCACGGTGTCGCTGGTCGCGCTCGGGACGTCCGGCGGGTGGCTGTATCTGCTGCTCGCCGCGACGTTCGTGGGCGGTGTCGGCAACATGCTGCTGATCGTGGGCTTCATGGTGACCGCCACGTCGGGCGTCGCCGACTCCGAGCAGGGCCTGGCGACCGGGCTCGCGACGATGACCCAACAGGTCGGGATCACCCTCGGCATCCCCGTGATGAGCGCGATCGTGGCGGCCCGGACAGGAGGCCACGCGGATCCGCGGGGCGTCCTGTCCGGGGTGGGGGTGGCCGTGGCCGTCAACGCCGGGCTGGTGCTCGCGGCGTCACTCCTCGTCGCGCGCCGGCTCGGCGGCGGCCGGGAGCGGAGGACGGGGAAGAGTACGGCTCACTCGGTCGTGTAG
- a CDS encoding SGNH/GDSL hydrolase family protein, giving the protein MISRTRTAFVATATATAVALALTAGAQASPAERHASWTAAWASAPQRPSTGFKPNWSEAGFDDQTLRQVVRVTEGGDRARIRLSNAYGSSPLRIESATIARTKEKGSASVEKGSLTPLTFGGKRGVTIPAQRQLVSDAGKLDLQPFESVTVTLHLSGTTGPATFHAQSFATSYRADGDHTADTGGRAFGESTESWYYLSGVDVGGSPAARTAKKRDGVVLFGDSITDGFASSTDRDRRWSDALAERLEKAGEPRPVLNSGIGGNMVLNDSAWYGEKSANRFARDALDLPGVGTVVVLEGLNDIGYSETDKPTYKPAPVVSARELINGHTELIRKARAKGVRIVGATLLPLGGSDHYGKHAAAVSDEFNDWVRTSGEYDAYVDFDKALADPRDPERIAPAYDSGDHLHPNDAGYRAMARAVDLETL; this is encoded by the coding sequence ATGATTTCGCGTACCCGCACGGCCTTCGTCGCCACCGCCACCGCCACCGCCGTCGCCCTCGCCCTCACCGCAGGAGCCCAGGCCTCGCCCGCGGAGCGACACGCGTCCTGGACCGCCGCCTGGGCGAGCGCCCCACAGCGCCCCAGCACCGGCTTCAAGCCCAACTGGTCCGAGGCCGGCTTCGACGACCAGACCCTCCGCCAGGTCGTCCGCGTCACCGAAGGCGGCGACAGAGCCCGCATCCGGCTCTCCAACGCGTACGGCAGCTCGCCGCTGCGGATCGAGAGCGCGACGATCGCCCGTACGAAGGAGAAGGGCTCGGCATCCGTCGAGAAGGGGTCGCTCACCCCGCTCACCTTCGGCGGAAAGCGGGGCGTCACCATTCCCGCCCAACGGCAACTCGTCAGCGACGCCGGCAAGCTGGATCTCCAACCCTTCGAGTCCGTCACCGTCACCCTCCACCTCTCCGGTACGACCGGCCCCGCCACCTTCCACGCCCAGTCCTTCGCGACCAGCTACCGCGCCGACGGGGACCACACGGCCGACACGGGCGGCCGCGCCTTCGGCGAGTCCACGGAGTCCTGGTACTACCTCTCCGGCGTGGACGTCGGCGGCTCCCCCGCGGCACGCACAGCGAAGAAGCGCGACGGCGTCGTCCTCTTCGGCGACTCCATCACCGACGGCTTCGCCTCCTCCACCGACCGCGACCGCCGCTGGTCCGACGCGCTCGCCGAGCGGCTGGAGAAGGCGGGCGAGCCGCGGCCCGTCCTCAACTCCGGCATCGGCGGCAACATGGTCCTCAACGACTCCGCCTGGTACGGCGAGAAGAGCGCCAACCGGTTCGCGCGCGACGCCCTCGACCTGCCCGGCGTCGGCACGGTCGTCGTCCTCGAAGGCCTCAACGACATCGGGTACAGCGAGACCGACAAGCCCACCTACAAGCCCGCCCCGGTCGTCTCCGCCCGCGAACTCATCAACGGGCACACGGAGTTGATACGTAAGGCGCGTGCCAAGGGCGTGCGGATCGTCGGCGCCACCCTCCTCCCCCTCGGCGGCTCCGACCACTACGGCAAGCACGCCGCCGCCGTGAGCGACGAGTTCAACGACTGGGTACGGACGTCCGGCGAGTACGACGCGTACGTCGACTTCGACAAGGCCCTCGCCGACCCGCGGGACCCCGAGCGCATCGCCCCCGCCTACGACAGCGGCGACCACCTGCACCCGAACGACGCGGGCTACCGGGCCATGGCCCGCGCGGTGGACCTGGAGACCCTGTGA
- a CDS encoding LysR family transcriptional regulator, whose product MERQELETFLTLAEELHFGRTAERLLLSQARVSQTLKKLERRIGAPLFERTSRVVRLSPLGRQLYEDLAPLHKEMEAAVARAKDAARGVGGELNVGFLGAGAGTLTAPILTLFRERSPGVEVRMRETQFQDPLGALRGGEIDVLFTCLPVREPDLAVGPIVINEPRLLAMPVGHPLAGRTSVSLEELAGETFFGVVNGAPAYWWDFHVPPRTPSGREIRRGQAVASFQELMTLVAAGRGVSPVVASVEKYYARPGVTFVPLHDVPSADVALIHRAVGTSAGVEGFVRVVRDVVAANGGPAAF is encoded by the coding sequence GTGGAGCGGCAAGAGCTGGAGACGTTCTTGACCCTGGCCGAGGAGCTGCACTTCGGCCGCACCGCGGAGCGGCTGCTGCTCTCGCAGGCGCGGGTCAGCCAGACGCTGAAGAAGCTGGAGCGCAGGATCGGTGCGCCGCTTTTCGAGCGCACGAGCCGCGTGGTGCGGCTGTCGCCGCTCGGGCGTCAGCTGTACGAGGATCTGGCGCCGCTCCACAAGGAGATGGAGGCGGCGGTGGCCCGCGCGAAGGACGCCGCGCGGGGCGTCGGCGGTGAGCTGAACGTCGGCTTCCTCGGGGCGGGTGCGGGGACGCTGACCGCGCCGATCCTGACGTTGTTCCGGGAGCGGAGTCCGGGGGTGGAGGTGCGGATGCGGGAGACCCAGTTCCAGGATCCGCTGGGTGCGTTGCGGGGCGGCGAGATCGACGTGCTCTTCACGTGCCTTCCGGTCCGGGAACCGGACCTGGCGGTCGGCCCGATCGTCATCAACGAGCCGCGTCTCCTCGCGATGCCGGTCGGCCACCCGTTGGCCGGGCGGACCTCCGTCTCCCTGGAGGAGTTGGCGGGCGAGACGTTCTTCGGCGTCGTGAACGGGGCGCCCGCGTACTGGTGGGACTTCCACGTGCCGCCGCGCACGCCGAGCGGGCGTGAGATCCGCCGGGGCCAGGCGGTGGCCTCCTTCCAGGAACTGATGACGCTCGTCGCGGCGGGGCGGGGGGTCTCGCCGGTCGTCGCGTCCGTGGAGAAGTACTACGCGCGGCCCGGCGTCACGTTCGTGCCCCTGCACGACGTGCCGTCCGCGGACGTCGCGCTGATCCACCGGGCGGTGGGGACGAGTGCGGGGGTGGAGGGGTTTGTTCGGGTGGTGCGGGATGTGGTTGCTGCGAATGGGGGGCCGGCGGCGTTCTAG
- a CDS encoding MarC family protein: MTALSYSAAFITFFSVVGPPKVLLAFAGLAQTHPTAELRRIALISSAAAVLVGLVTGIASPWLLDLFHISTPALQVAGGVIFFIYAVGLVLGIHLGTEAPGPDTPDLVSGVRQLLMPYVVSPLAMTAVLIEGAARDSWTWRSTVVGAYVTVIVVDLLCVVVLARALSRTHHATIELLGRLLGLLLAAVGVDLVLDGLTSLGVPADRADH; the protein is encoded by the coding sequence ATGACCGCTCTGAGCTATTCCGCCGCATTCATCACCTTCTTCTCCGTGGTCGGACCCCCCAAGGTCCTGCTCGCCTTCGCCGGGCTCGCGCAGACCCACCCCACCGCCGAGCTGCGCCGGATCGCCCTGATCTCGTCGGCGGCGGCGGTCCTCGTGGGACTGGTGACCGGCATCGCCTCGCCCTGGCTCCTCGATCTCTTCCACATCTCGACCCCCGCGCTCCAGGTCGCCGGCGGGGTCATCTTCTTCATCTACGCCGTCGGCCTCGTCCTCGGCATCCACCTCGGCACGGAGGCCCCGGGCCCCGACACACCGGACCTGGTCAGCGGGGTACGACAGCTGCTCATGCCGTACGTCGTGAGCCCCCTCGCGATGACGGCGGTACTGATCGAGGGGGCCGCGCGTGACTCCTGGACGTGGCGGTCGACGGTCGTCGGCGCGTACGTCACCGTGATCGTCGTCGACCTGCTCTGCGTCGTCGTACTGGCGCGCGCCCTCAGCCGCACGCACCACGCGACGATCGAGCTCCTGGGCCGACTGCTGGGACTGTTGCTCGCCGCGGTGGGCGTGGACCTGGTGCTCGACGGGCTGACGTCACTCGGCGTCCCGGCGGACCGGGCCGACCACTGA
- a CDS encoding helix-turn-helix domain-containing protein, whose amino-acid sequence MVKLRDLDPSASPLDYYGSELRRLREAAGLSQSQLGSCVFVTASLIGQVETTRRVPTRDFSERVDAALGTDGLFSRLVGLVLRSQLPTWFQAYAEMEARATYISTFQAQLVYGLLQTEDYARAVLGARTDNNLDASTAARMERQRILERENAPLMWVVLSEAVLHQEIGGHAVMRDQLAHLANLSARREWARLQVLPFTVGAHAGLPGSFTLLRFENDPDLVYTEDFVQGHMTANPQALKEGSLRYDHLRAAALSVESSAALIARVMEERYGDKPEADGHRVA is encoded by the coding sequence ATGGTCAAACTGCGCGACCTCGACCCCAGCGCGTCCCCCCTCGACTACTACGGCTCGGAGCTGCGCCGCCTGCGCGAGGCGGCGGGCCTCAGCCAGTCGCAACTGGGCTCCTGCGTCTTCGTCACGGCGTCCCTCATCGGCCAGGTCGAGACGACGAGGAGGGTGCCGACGAGGGACTTCTCCGAGCGGGTGGACGCGGCGCTGGGAACGGATGGGCTCTTCTCGCGCCTGGTGGGGCTGGTCTTGCGGAGCCAGTTGCCGACGTGGTTCCAGGCATACGCGGAGATGGAGGCTCGGGCGACCTACATCTCCACGTTCCAGGCGCAGTTGGTCTACGGACTGTTGCAGACCGAGGACTACGCACGTGCCGTACTGGGAGCCAGGACTGACAACAACCTGGATGCCAGTACGGCGGCACGAATGGAGCGGCAGCGCATCCTTGAGCGTGAGAACGCACCGCTGATGTGGGTGGTGCTGAGTGAGGCAGTGCTGCACCAAGAAATCGGCGGTCACGCTGTCATGCGAGACCAGCTTGCACACCTCGCGAACCTGTCCGCGCGGCGGGAGTGGGCCAGGCTTCAGGTGCTGCCCTTCACGGTTGGGGCACATGCTGGTCTGCCCGGCTCGTTCACCCTGCTCCGCTTCGAGAACGACCCGGATCTCGTCTATACGGAGGACTTCGTCCAGGGGCACATGACCGCGAACCCGCAAGCCCTCAAGGAGGGTTCACTCCGTTACGATCATTTGCGAGCCGCCGCGCTCTCCGTGGAGTCCTCGGCGGCGCTAATCGCCCGCGTAATGGAGGAGCGTTATGGGGACAAGCCAGAAGCTGACGGGCATCGCGTGGCGTAA
- a CDS encoding DUF397 domain-containing protein: MGTSQKLTGIAWRKSSYSSDTGGECIELAQAQCNETVAVRDSKNPTGPTFTVTRTAFTHFIAAAASGDLTRPAR, from the coding sequence ATGGGGACAAGCCAGAAGCTGACGGGCATCGCGTGGCGTAAGTCGTCCTACAGCTCGGACACTGGCGGCGAATGCATAGAACTCGCCCAAGCCCAGTGCAACGAAACCGTAGCCGTGCGGGACAGCAAGAACCCCACCGGCCCCACCTTCACCGTCACCCGAACCGCCTTCACCCACTTCATCGCCGCCGCAGCTAGCGGAGATCTGACGCGACCCGCGAGGTAA